From Paenarthrobacter sp. A20:
GGAACATCGAACGCATGGCGTCCAGCATGCTCAGCAGGGGACTCAAGCTCCGCCCGCACGTCAAGACGCACAAGACGCTGGAGATCGCCCGGAAGCAGTTGTCGGCCGGTGCCGCGGGGATCACCGTTGCCACCATCGGCGAGGCCGAGGTTTTCGCGGCGGATGGAGTGAAGGACATCTTTATTGCCTACCCGCTCTGGGTTGAAGCCCCTCATGCGGAACGCCTTCGGGCTTTGGCGGCCAAGGGCCGCATCGCCGTTGGCGTGGATTCTGCTGAGAGTGCGACGGCGATGGGTCGCCACTTGGGCGCAGATGCCGGCAGCATTGAGGTGCTGATCGAAGTGGACAGTGGACATCACCGCAGCGGCGTATTGCCCGACGAGGCGGTGGACGTTGCCCACGCAGCGGCTGCCGCCGGACTGAGCGTGCAAGGCGTCTTCACGTTCCCCGGACACAGCTACAAGCCGGGAATGCCCACGGGTGCGGCCAGCAACGAGAATGAGGCCCTTGGCCTGGCCGCGACGGCGCTGACCTCGGCCGGGTTTGAAGTCACCACCATCAGTGGAGGGTCTACACCAACGGCCCTGATTGACGGCGAAACGGTGGCCACAGAGCTCCGCCCCGGTGTCTATGTATTCGGGGATGCCCAGCAACTGGAACTCGAACGATGCACGTGGGACGACATTGCGCTGACGGTTGCCGCCACCGTGGTCAGCCGGCACGAGGCCAACGGTGGCAACGTCCGCCGGGTTGTGGTGGACGCCGGCAGTAAGGTCCTGGGCAGCGACCGTCCGGATTGGGCCACAGGATACGGGCGGCTCCCCGAATACCCCGAAGCCAAGGTGACTGCGTTGTCCGAGCACCACGCCACGGTCGTTTGGCCGGACTCCTTGGAACTCCCGGCGCTGGGTACCCGGCTCCGGGTGATCCCCAACCATGTGTGCCTGACCATGAACCTGGTGGATGAGGTCACCGTTGTCCGCGACGGTGCCGTGGTGGATCAGTGGGCTGTGGCGGCGCGCGGGCGCAACAACTAGCCCAGCACCGGAACGCCCTGGAACAGGGTGTGGAACTCCCGGTTGTGGTAGACCAGCGGGGCTGAATCGGCGGGTCTGAACCGGATATCCACAACGGTTGCGGCCAGCAAGACAGAGCCACCCAGAGGCGCCCGATGGACGATTTCGCATCGCAGCGCCCATGGCGCTTCCCTGAGCAGGGGCTCGCCTGTGGGCAGCAGTTCCCAGTCCATGTCGCTGGTGAAGCGCGGGGCGTTGGGGTCGGAGAATGTGCGCACGAGGTTTACCTGGTCCGCGCCCACCAGGTGCACGACGATCGTTTGCGCGGCAGCGATGTGCGAAGCTGACCGGCCGCCTGTGACGGAGAAGGCGAGCGTTGGCGGATCCACCGCCACCGATGCCACCGAGGACGCCGTGAGCCCTACGGCTCCTTCCGGCCCTGACGCGGTGATGATGGCAACTCCTGCTGGATGAGAGCGGAAGGCGGCCTTGAAGAGCTCGCCGACCGGCTCTGCCGGCAAGGGGGTGTGATGGGACATTCATGAACCTTCGTGGGACTGGTTGGGGTTGGCGCCGCTTTGCGGAAGCGCACCTGAACGATGCTAAGACCTCAACTTAAGTTGAGGTCAATTCGGCATATTCGACCCCCGCCTGTGACGCCGTGGAAACGTAGCTGAAACTTCCGCTCCCTACGCTGGTCACACTCTGTCCTTAAAGTGCCCAGCTATCAGGAGAATCGATGCATCTTTTGCCCCGTGAGCAGGAGAAACTCATGATCGTGGTGGCTGCCGATCTCGCGCGGCGCCGCCAAGGGCGCGGCCTCAAGTTGAACTACCCCGAAGCCGTGGCCGTCATCAGCTACGAGCTCATCGAAGGTGCCCGCGACGGCCGGACGGTCGCCCAACTGATGAGCTACGGGACCACCGTGCTCCGGCGCGAAGACGTGATGGAAGGCGTCCCGGAGATGATCCACGACGTCCAGATCGAAGCCACCTTCCCAGACGGCACCAAGCTCGTCACCGTCCACAACCCCATCCGATAGGAGCCCCATGATCCCCGGCGAATACAGGCTCCAACCCGGATCCATCGCGTGCAACAGCGGCCGTGAGGCGATCGCCGTCGAGGTGGTGAACCGCGGAGACCGTCCCGTGCAGATAGGTTCGCACTACCACTTCGCCGAGGCGAACCGCGCCCTGGAATTCGACCGCGAAGCAGCTCACGGCCGCCGACTGGATATCCCGGCGGGCACGGCCGCGCGCTTCGAACCCGGTGACCGGAAAACCGTCCAGCTCATTGCCTTGGCGGGAACACGTGAGGTTTTCGGCCTCAGCAACGCAGTTAACGGAAGGCTCGACGGCGGAACTGGCGTTACCGGGGAACTGCGCCCGGGCGTCGCAGCGGAAAGGGACCACCAGTGAGTTTCGAGATTTCCCGCAAGCAATACGCCGAGCTGTACGGCCCGACGACGGGTGATGCCATCCGCTTGGCCGATACTGAGCTCTTCCTTGAGATCGAGAAGGACCACACGGTCCATGGCGAAGAAGTAGTGTTCGGCGGCGGCAAGGTCATCCGGGACGGCATGGGCCAGAACGGCCAACTGACCCGCGCAGAGGACATCCCGGACACCGTCATCACCAACGTGATCGTCCTGGACTACAGCGGAATCTACAAAGCAGACGTTGCCCTCAAAGACGGTCACATTTTTAAGATCGGCAAGGCCGGCAACCCCCAGATTGCCGACGGCGTGAACATCGTGATCGGCGCCAGCACGGAGATTATTGCCGGCGAACGGAAGATCCTCACCGCCGGCGGCATCGATACCCACATCCACTTCATCTCCCCGGAACAGGTCCCGGCCGCCCTGTGCAACGGCATCACCACGATGGTGGGCGGGGGCACCGGTCCGGCCGAAGGAACCAAAGCCACCACCATCACGCCGGGCGCCTGGCACATCTCCCGGATGCTCCAGGCCGCCGAAGGACTCCCCGTCAACATCGGCCTGTTCGGGAAGGGCCACGCGTCCGCCGTCGAGCCCCTCGCCGAGCAGATCCGCGCAGGCGCCGTCGGACTGAAAGTGCATGAAGACTGGGGCTCCACCACGTCCTCCATCGACATGTCCCTGCGGGTAGCCGACGAATACGACGTCCAAGTTGCCATCCACACCGACACCCTCAATGAATGCGGGTTCGTGGAAGACACCATCCGTGCCATCGATGGCCGGGTCATCCACACCTTCCATACCGAAGGCGCCGGAGGCGGACACGCCCCGGACATCATCAAAATCGCCGGCCTGCCCAACGTGCTCCCGGCCTCCACCAACCCCACGCTGCCCTACACCAAAAACACCATCGAAGAGCATCTGGACATGCTCATGGTCTGCCACCACCTCAACCCCGACATCCCGGAAGACGTGGCCTTCGCCGACTCCCGCATCCGAGCCGAAACCATCGCCGCGGAAGACGTCCTGCACGACCTCGGAATCTTCGCCATCACGTCCTCCGACTCCCAAGCCATGGGCCGCGTGGGTGAAGTAGTGACCCGGACCTGGCAGGTAGCCGACGCCATGAAACGGCAACGAGGCGTGCTGAAGGATCCATCCGGCACTACCCATGGTTCCGCCGAATCCGACAACTTCCGCCTCAAGCGCTACGTGGCCAAATACACCATCAACGCAGCCATCGCGCAGGGCATGGCAGACGTCATCGGCTCCGTGGAAGAGGGCAAATTCGCTGACCTCGTCCTCTGGGATCCCGCGTTCTTCGGAGTGAAACCCGAGCTCGTCATCAAAGGCGGCCAGATCGCCTACGCACTCATGGGCGATGCCAACGCCTCCATCCCCACACCACAGCCGCGCACCATGCGGCCCATGTTCGCCACGTACGGCAAGGCACTTCAGCAGACGTCCATCACCTTCCTCTCCAAGGCAGCCATCGACGCCGGAGTGCCCGCAGAGCTAGGCCTCGAACGCATCATCAAACCCGTCTCCGGCATCCGCAACCTCACCAAAGCGGACCTCAAATACAACGGCGAAACCCCGGACATCGCCGTCGACCCGGAAACGTACAAAGTGACAGTCGACGGCGTCGAAGTCACCTCCCAGCCCTCCGACGTGCTGCCCATGGCGCAGCGCTACTTCCTCTTCTAGGAGCCTTCATGATCATCGAAAAAATCCTAGGCAACCTCCACGAACAGCCCAACGACTACGCCGGCCACCACAAAGAAAAAGTGGTCCTCCCCAGCGCCCTGCTGGTCAAACGCATCCAACGCGTCACCACCGACCACGGCAAAGAACTCGGCATCCGCCTGCCCACCGGCACCGGCGACCTCCGCGACGGCGACATCCTCGCCGTCGGTGACAACAACCTCATCGTCATCTCCGTACTGCCCACGGACGTCCTGGTCATAGGGCCGCGAAGCATCCACGAAATGGGCGTCGTGGCCCACTCGCTCGGCAACCGCCACCTGCAGGCGCAGTTCTTTGATACTGACTCTGAGTACGGAGCCGAAGTGATGGTTTGCCAGTATGACCACACCGTGGAGGACTATCTGAAGAGCGTCGGCGTCCCCTACGACAGGCAAGAGCGGGTCATGCCGGTGCCGTTCCGCCATGCTGAGCATTCGCACTAGGCAAATTCCGGTG
This genomic window contains:
- a CDS encoding D-TA family PLP-dependent enzyme; its protein translation is MNVIPAEVVTPAVMIDVDVLDRNIERMASSMLSRGLKLRPHVKTHKTLEIARKQLSAGAAGITVATIGEAEVFAADGVKDIFIAYPLWVEAPHAERLRALAAKGRIAVGVDSAESATAMGRHLGADAGSIEVLIEVDSGHHRSGVLPDEAVDVAHAAAAAGLSVQGVFTFPGHSYKPGMPTGAASNENEALGLAATALTSAGFEVTTISGGSTPTALIDGETVATELRPGVYVFGDAQQLELERCTWDDIALTVAATVVSRHEANGGNVRRVVVDAGSKVLGSDRPDWATGYGRLPEYPEAKVTALSEHHATVVWPDSLELPALGTRLRVIPNHVCLTMNLVDEVTVVRDGAVVDQWAVAARGRNN
- the ureC gene encoding urease subunit alpha, yielding MSFEISRKQYAELYGPTTGDAIRLADTELFLEIEKDHTVHGEEVVFGGGKVIRDGMGQNGQLTRAEDIPDTVITNVIVLDYSGIYKADVALKDGHIFKIGKAGNPQIADGVNIVIGASTEIIAGERKILTAGGIDTHIHFISPEQVPAALCNGITTMVGGGTGPAEGTKATTITPGAWHISRMLQAAEGLPVNIGLFGKGHASAVEPLAEQIRAGAVGLKVHEDWGSTTSSIDMSLRVADEYDVQVAIHTDTLNECGFVEDTIRAIDGRVIHTFHTEGAGGGHAPDIIKIAGLPNVLPASTNPTLPYTKNTIEEHLDMLMVCHHLNPDIPEDVAFADSRIRAETIAAEDVLHDLGIFAITSSDSQAMGRVGEVVTRTWQVADAMKRQRGVLKDPSGTTHGSAESDNFRLKRYVAKYTINAAIAQGMADVIGSVEEGKFADLVLWDPAFFGVKPELVIKGGQIAYALMGDANASIPTPQPRTMRPMFATYGKALQQTSITFLSKAAIDAGVPAELGLERIIKPVSGIRNLTKADLKYNGETPDIAVDPETYKVTVDGVEVTSQPSDVLPMAQRYFLF
- a CDS encoding urease subunit gamma, with product MHLLPREQEKLMIVVAADLARRRQGRGLKLNYPEAVAVISYELIEGARDGRTVAQLMSYGTTVLRREDVMEGVPEMIHDVQIEATFPDGTKLVTVHNPIR
- the ureE gene encoding urease accessory protein UreE produces the protein MIIEKILGNLHEQPNDYAGHHKEKVVLPSALLVKRIQRVTTDHGKELGIRLPTGTGDLRDGDILAVGDNNLIVISVLPTDVLVIGPRSIHEMGVVAHSLGNRHLQAQFFDTDSEYGAEVMVCQYDHTVEDYLKSVGVPYDRQERVMPVPFRHAEHSH
- a CDS encoding urease subunit beta, which produces MIPGEYRLQPGSIACNSGREAIAVEVVNRGDRPVQIGSHYHFAEANRALEFDREAAHGRRLDIPAGTAARFEPGDRKTVQLIALAGTREVFGLSNAVNGRLDGGTGVTGELRPGVAAERDHQ
- a CDS encoding flavin reductase family protein — protein: MSHHTPLPAEPVGELFKAAFRSHPAGVAIITASGPEGAVGLTASSVASVAVDPPTLAFSVTGGRSASHIAAAQTIVVHLVGADQVNLVRTFSDPNAPRFTSDMDWELLPTGEPLLREAPWALRCEIVHRAPLGGSVLLAATVVDIRFRPADSAPLVYHNREFHTLFQGVPVLG